One genomic segment of Saccharomyces kudriavzevii IFO 1802 strain IFO1802 genome assembly, chromosome: 8 includes these proteins:
- the REC104 gene encoding Rec104p (similar to Saccharomyces cerevisiae REC104 (YHR157W); ancestral locus Anc_5.89) encodes MSIEKEEGNRIICMQDFLRQYFVSESVSIQFGLNNKTVRRINEEEFNKAANCIITETSNSEVVLKRTASNYILNSCRKKPTLLSLPFIIDDSHCMSKVVENNNDTSLLYSDTLYGDDSLTQRNEQIKDVLEDEFSFTLLQSEANEMMPVSSSSTPQILQSDYSAALHEAQASNGSIFQFSSP; translated from the coding sequence ATGTCCATCGAGAAGGAGGAAGGAAACAGGATTATTTGCATGCAAGACTTTCTTCGGCAATATTTCGTATCTGAAAGTGTTAGCATTCAGTTTGGGTTAAATAACAAGACTGTTCGAAGAATAAATGAGGAAGAGTTTAATAAAGCAGCAAATTGCATCATAACAGAGACAAGCAATTCTGAAGTAGTGTTGAAACGGACAGCTTCAAACTACATTCTAAACAGTTGCCGCAAGAAACCTACATTACTATCCCTTCCGTTTATTATAGACGATTCACACTGCATGTCAAAAGTGGTAGAGAATAATAACGATACCAGTCTTTTGTATAGTGATACATTATATGGTGACGATTCTTTGACCCAAAGAAATGAGCAAATAAAAGATGTACTAGAAGATGAGTTCAGTTTTACTTTACTGCAAAGTGAAGCAAATGAAATGATGCCAGTATCCTCATCCAGTACCCCTCAAATATTACAGTCAGATTATTCTGCGGCGCTGCATGAGGCCCAGGCATCAAACGGGAGCATATTCCAGTTTAGCAGCCCATAA